Below is a window of Synechococcus sp. RSCCF101 DNA.
TTCTCCTGCCGCCCCTCGACCCGCTCCCGGGTGTGGAGATCGGCGATGCGCCCCTCGAACAGAGCGGCCTGCGGGTAGCGACGCAGCTGCGCGTTGCGCTGGCCGCCCTCGAGGATCGGCCCCCAGAGCATGTACAGCAGAAACACGAAGCCGACGATCAGCCAGGCGGGACCCCAGCGGCTGTTGAGCTGGCTCTGGGAAATCAGCAGGGAGATCACCCCGCCGATAGCGGCGATCAGCAGGCGCTGCAGCACCGCGCGGGGGTTGCCGCTGCAGACCTTGAACTGCGGTCCGGAGGCCACGGCGGGAATCAGCCGCTGCATCTCGGCGGCCGGGATGGGGATCAGCACCGGAGGCGACAGGCAGCGGTCATCACAGCAGGCGCTCGAGGCCGTAGACCAGCCCGCCGAGCTCGCGGACCCGCCGCACCGTGTGCAGCACGCCGGGCATGTAGGCGGACCGCTCGATCGTGTCGTGGCGGAGGGTGTAGGTCTCCCCGGCCGCGCCGAACATCACCTCCTGGTGGGCCACCAGCCCGGGCAGGCGCACCGAGTGGAGCCTGAGGCCGCTCTCACGCCGTCCGCCCCGGCAGCCCGGCAGGGATTCATGCTCCTCCACCTGGGGCGCGTTGAAGGTCTTGCCCAGCTCCTCCATCAGCTCCGCAGTCTTCACGCAGGTGCCGCTGGGGGCATCGGCCTTGCGGTTGTGGTGCAGCTCGGTGAGCTCGGCGAAGTCGTAGAAGCGGGCCGCCGCGGCGGCCGCCTGCTGCAGCAGCACCATGCCCACCGAGAAGTTGGGGATCACCGCTCCCCCCATGGAGGCCTTCTGGGAGAAGGTGGCCAGATCCGCCAGCTGCTCAGGCGTGAGCCCGGTGGTGCCGATCACCGGATGCACCCCGTAGGCGATGGCGGCCCGGGTGTGCTCGTAGACGACGGAGGGATGGGTGAAGTCCACCAGCACGGCCGCTCCGCCCCGACGCGCCTCCTGAGAGGCCTGACAGAGGCTGCCCTCGAAATCGCTGCTCAGCGCCACCCCGAGCTCCTCCAGGCCGAGGGCCAGACCCACGTCCTGCCCCTCGGAGCCGGCTCCGGTGTCGATGGCGCCGGCCAGGCTGCAGTCGGCGGCGCTGACCACCGCCTTCACCACCTCCGCCCCCATGCGCCCGAGGGCTCCGGCCACCACCACGGGGATGGGCTGGGAGCCGGGATCGGTCGGGGGCATCCGCTGGAGCGCTGGGGGGTCTCAGCCTATGGAGCCACGGCCACCGAACCAGCCGGATCGCTCAGGCCCTCCAGCAGGCCGGACTCGTCCACCGCATCGAGCTGGGCGGGGTCGAGAAAGCGCCGGCAGTAGTCCGCCGCCACACCCGAGCGCACGAACAGGGCGAAGAGCTCGGGATCGAGATGGCCGCGCCGCACCATGCCCGCCATGATCCCCAGCGATTCCGAGAGGGTCTTGGCGCTCTTGTAGGGACGATCGGGGGCGGTGAGGGCCTCGAAGATGTCGGCGATCGCCATGCTGCGGGCCACCGGGCTCATGGCGGCGGCCTGCAGCCCGCGCGGGTAGCCCGTTCCGTCCATGCGTTCGTGGTGGCCGCCGGCCAGCTCCGGCACCTCCGCCAGGTGATCGGGGAAGGGCAGGGCCGAGAGCATCTTGATGGTGAGCACGATGTGCTCATTGATCGTGTAGCGCTCCTCCTCGGTGAGGGTGCCGGCCGATACGCAGAGG
It encodes the following:
- the dapB gene encoding 4-hydroxy-tetrahydrodipicolinate reductase — protein: MPPTDPGSQPIPVVVAGALGRMGAEVVKAVVSAADCSLAGAIDTGAGSEGQDVGLALGLEELGVALSSDFEGSLCQASQEARRGGAAVLVDFTHPSVVYEHTRAAIAYGVHPVIGTTGLTPEQLADLATFSQKASMGGAVIPNFSVGMVLLQQAAAAAARFYDFAELTELHHNRKADAPSGTCVKTAELMEELGKTFNAPQVEEHESLPGCRGGRRESGLRLHSVRLPGLVAHQEVMFGAAGETYTLRHDTIERSAYMPGVLHTVRRVRELGGLVYGLERLL